AAACACACCATCTATCTCTGCAGTACTACCTCATCAGACAGATTCCCATCCATATTCTTTCTTTACTGTTCTAACTTTGAATGATCTGGTGATCAGCAAGCACTTGCGATCTTTTTATTCAGTAGAATGGAGTGGGAAATGAATTCACTTTCCCCAGTCAAAAACCATGCATTTGACTTTTCATCAGAACCTCATGACACCCAAGTCGTTGCAGTGACTAGGGTCAACGTATATATATAAACCTGCAGGCGCAATGTCATAAAGGAAAACGTTTTTCGTATTCAGCCATAAGGCGGCTTCGATTCATAACTATGTTCAAACAGCTCCTTCTATTATTTTTTATCCATTTTAAAAATAACAATCCGTGAAAATAGATGCTTAGACAGCAGTAACCGTGCTTGCCTTTCCATACCAACATACTTTTCTTCTCTTAGAAAGTTTGGACTTTGCTGTCTCATCAACCAAATCCCAACTTGGCATATAGTCAACAATGGCGGCGGCCCGTCTTGGAGGTGTAATTGTTTTTGGATAGTCAAACTGGAATACTAGTCCGGTGCAAAAGTACAGACCAAATCAATGTAAGCACGCAACATGTGAAGCGACCATTGTCACACCTTGCTggtttttgtcatagctttttaaGTTGGGCTGAAACTTCACAAAAAGAATATATgtaagatgggaagaaggagcacAAGTTAGCTGAAATTTCTGTGAAGAAAGGTATAATAAATGTAGCAGTAAAGGGAGGAAGATGTTGCCCGTAATAAGCTGCGCTTGAGCTTctgaaaaagaagagaggaggaaggacCAGCATTCCTCCCTGCTTCGGGGTGAGAAGAAGCTTATATTTTATGCACACTTCTTCTTACTCGATTCTGATAACCCAAGGTTTAGATGATCACATCATCGAGAAGAGGGAGAATAAGAACCTTGCAAGAAGAGCCTTGTGCAGCAACATCTCATTTGTTTATTGTTACCGTCAATCAAGCCATCCTTCTCTTCTTTTGATGATTGTAGCAGGGACATGTCCGAAGACGAAGTGAGCTTCTCTGGCtgtctcctcctcctgctctccttAATTCTCATCACAGGTACACCTCTCTggcttctctcctcctcctccctcccactGTTCTCTCTCGTCTTCTTTTTAGATGTTTGATGCAAAGCTCAAAGACCTTTTCGTGGCTTCTCAGTGTTTCATCCATGACAGAATTGCCTGCTCATAGTCTGATACCATCCATTTTTCGAAGCTTCTTTCTGCTGTACTGTCTCAGATCTTCCCAAAGAGAAGCATTCATCTCACAGAGTGGTTTTACCGAGCAGGTCGAGCAATCGCCGGTGCGACCGACAGGGAGGTGCTGCTCGCTCTGAAAGACTACCTCGAAGCCAACAACCCCATCTACCGAGGCGCATATGCTCGGTGGAATGCGTCCGACTCTTCCCCTTGTAATTGGCCCGGCATCACCTGCACCGGCGCCGGCCGCGTCAATGGCGTTTATCTTGCAGAGTCCAACATATCTAGTGAAATCTTCTCCAACTTCTCGCTGCTCACGGAGCTCACCCACCTTGACCTCTCTGCCAACGCCATCGGCGGCTTCGTTCCCGCCGACCTCAACAGGTGCAGCAGACTCGAGTACCTAAACCTCTCCAGCAACATCATCGGTGGGGAGCTCAACTTGACCGGCCTCACCAATCTGGTGACGCTCGACCTCACGCGCAACCGCTTCAATGGCAGCATCCGTGCCAACTTCCCCGCTATGTGCGCCAATCTGGTTAGCTTGAACATTTCGACAAATAGCTTCGGGGGCGACATCACCGGGTGCTTCGACCAGTGCCCCAAACTCAAGTACCTCGACCTGAGCTCCAACCACTTCGTCGGAGGCATATGGCCAGGCTTCCCGAGCCTCCGGCAACTCTTGATCTCCGAGAACAGCTTCACCGGAGAGTTTCTGCCGAGCACATTTGCCTCCGGCTGCGACCTCGAAAGCTTGGACCTTTCCAGGAACAGCTTCTCCGGCACGTTCCCCAGCTCGATCGCCAATTGCTCGAAGCTAACATCTCTCAACCTGTGGGGCAACGCGTTCACCGGAGCGGTTCCCTCCGGTATTGGTTCGCTTTCGGAACTCAGCGCGCTCAACCTGGGGAATAACTCGTTCGACCGGAATATACCTGAGGAGCTGCTGAACTGCTCCAAGTTGGTGTTTCTTGACTTCAGCAACAATACCTTCGGCGGCGACATCCAAGAAATCTTCGGCCGGTTCGTGACGCTCAACTATCTAATCCTTCATGGGAATCAGTACACCGGAGGCATTCTATCATCGGGAATTCTCAAGCTTCGAAGTCTCATGAGATTGGACTTGAGCAGGAACAGGTTTTCCGGCAATCTCCCGGTCGAGATCACGACGATGCCGAAGCTAAAGATGTTGATTCTTGCCTATGATGGGTTCTCCGGCTGCATTCCGCCGGAGTTCGGCAGAATGGCCgggcttcagttgctggatcttTCGCACAACAAGCTCACTGGCTCGATCCCTCCAGCGATCGGAAACTTGACATCGCTCCTGTGGTTGATGCTCGCCAGCAATGATCTCACCGGCGAGATCCCGCCGGAGATCGGCAACTGCAGCAGCTTGCTGTGGTTGAACCTTGCCAATAACCAGCTTTCCGGCGGGATCCCGCCGGAGATATCGGCGATCGGGAGGAATCCGGCCCCGACGTTCGAGGCCAATCGCCGTGAGATCCGCGGTGTCGCCCCCGGATCCGGCGATTGCCTCACCATGAACCGATGGATACCCGCGAGCTACCCGCCGTTCAACTTCATCTACACGCAGATGACGAGGCAGAGCTGCCGAACTACTTGGGACCGCCTCCTGAAGGGCTACGGGATCTTCCCGATCTGCTCCAACTCCTCGTCGCAAGTCCGATCCCTAGCGATCTCCGGCTACCTCCAGCTCTCCGGCAACCGGCTCTCGGGCGGGATACCACCGGAGATCGGCCGGATGAGGAACCTCAGCCTGATCCATCTCGACGCCAACCACCTTTCCGGTCGCCTCCCGCCGGAGATCGGCGGGCTCCCGCTTGTCATCCTCAACGTCTCCGACAACCGTCTGTCCGGCGAGATCCCGATGGAGATCGGCGGCCTGCGATGCCTCACGAGCCTCGACCTCTCCAGGAACaacttttccggcgagcttccaccgAGCCTGAGTGGCCTCTCCGAGCTCAACAAATTCAACGTGTCCTACAACCCCCTCGTCTCCGGCACGGTGCCGGTCACCGGTCAGATCGCCACCTTCGACCGCGACAGCTTCTTGGGAGACCCCCTCATCGGCTTCCCCTCCTTGTCGGGCCGCGGTGCTCCGCCGCCATCCGGGGACGGCGGTGCATCCGGCGGGCACGGGCGGTGGACGACGGTGGCGTTCTGGGTGCTCATCGCGCTCACCTCGATCTTCGTCGCGTGCGGTGCTCTCTCCTTTGCGGTCTTCCGTCTCCGGGGGCCCCACTCCGCGGTGGACCCCGACCCGGAGGAGCTGCTATCGGACGGCGTTAAGCGTCGGAGCGACGCGGCGATGTCGGTCTACTCCTCGTCGTCGGATGGAGTGGGGGTGAGGGTGTTCCGGCTGGACAACGGGGAGGCAGAGTTGGCGTTCACGTACGGCGACATCTTGGCAGCGACGGGAAACTTCGACGAGAGGAGTGTGGTGGGGCGGGGCGGGTGCGGGGTAGTGTACCGGGGGGTGCTGCAGGACGGCCGGTGCGTGGCGGTGAAGAAGATGCAGCGGCGGAGGGGGAAGGGCGAGATGAGGGAGGGGGAGGACGCGGGGGAGCGGGAGTTCCAGGCGGAGATGGAGGTGATGGCAGGCGCGCGGGGCCGGGGCCACCCCAACCTGGTGAGGCTGTATGGTTGGTGCCTGGCGGGGGAGGCGGCGGTGCTGGTCTACGAGTACATGGAGGGGGGCAGCCTGGAGGAGGTTATCGAGGACTGGGGGCGGTTCGGGTGGCAGCGGCGGCTCGGGGCAGCGACGGGGGTGGCGCGGGCGCTGGCGTTCCTCCACCACGAGTGCGTCCCCGCGGTGGTGCACCGGGACGTGAAGGCCAGCAACGTGATGCTGGACGCGTGGGGACGGGCGCGGGTGACGGACTTCGGCCTGGCCCGCTCCGTGGGGGCCGGGGAGAGCCACGTCAGCACAGTTGTGGCCGGTACGGTAGGGTACGTGGCGCCGGAGTACTGGCAGACGTGGAGGGCGACGACGCGAGGCGACGTGTACAGCTACGGGGTGCTGGCCATGGAGATGGCCACGGGGCGCCGGGCGATAGACGGCGGGGAGGAGTGCCTGGTGGAGCTGGTGAGGCGGGCGGCGGAGGCCGAGGGGGGGCTGCGGGCGGGGGAGGAAGAGGGCGCAGCGGAGATGCTGGCCCTGCTGACGGTGGGGCTGAGGTGCACGGCGGATGCGCCGCACGCGAGGCCGGGCATGATGGAGGTGCTGGCCGAGCTGCTGAGCATAGCCGACAGGAACGGCGGCGCAAGCGAGACCAACACTCCTTGTTGGTCTCAGCAGAGCCGCAGCACATCTCCTTCCTCCGTGCAGAGCTACTGGGAAGGATATTTTTGACAATTACCAAGCAGTTGTGGTTATGAAAACGTCCTTTCTCCTCTTCGGAATGATCGGTGTGATATGGTAAAAAATGGCAGATCCCACTCCCGGCAACGCCTCCCGCACGAGGACGGGTGCGGTgccccagggagagcaacgagggTGACAGTttgcgtccggacgtcagcctcactaAGTCCACAGCCCCTCAGTTGACTCGGCATAGGAGGACGAGACAGAGGTAGGTAGCGATtggagctcgcccataccctgcgattccccaatcccctacgcaacatcctcggcgatgtcggacgccatcagggGTATGGCCCCGTCCGACGGGGCGACGGGCCCGGTAATACCGAGTCCCCCTATAAACGTCCCCGAGCCAGAGGGAAGAGGATAAGCTGGACTCCCCGAACAACCGCCAccgcatctctctaacttgatcgtcggaggggtcgggtcgagccgacccgacctttgtgcaagtgtcaagccgaggtctcccgtccgggacgcgcaggcgaggaacccccacccggaggaagtcgccacatcgccccgagtccgaggccgcacccgactaCCTCAGCGGAGATGAgcatcgccccagggagatccccgccattcggacccccgaacgagctgaGAAGACcacccgggtcacggctaagaaaaaaaggGTGCTTAccctaacataatggcgctagaaggagggccggtccgaatgtcaagcgatcaacaGGCTCACTCCGACGGACCCCCAGCCATCCGGTCGCACACGACCGACGCGACGGAAGAACACCCCCAACAGGAGGGGGTTCGGGACGAGCGCCCCGTTGCGATCTCGGAGCACTATTGGCGATTGTTCAATGATCCGGGTCTATCGCCACCCATCGCCAATCCCGGTGGCCCGTCACCCGTGCCACCCGAATCCTTCTATGACCTCACGCACCAGGTCCGGGCTCTTACGGGAgtgatgcagaccatcatcccgctggtcTCTCCCCCGACGTCTTCACACTCAACCCTACCTCCACCACGGCAACGGCCCGCCGCTCAAAACCCCGCACCGCTCCCCGAGTCTCCCGTTTCGCCTCCGGACCAATCGACCCAACCCGggagccgaggagcggaggaACCAGCGGCGCACCCGACGCCCGTGGCCCCACTTTCAGACTCGGCGGAGGGCCTGTGGGCCCAGCTATGC
The window above is part of the Musa acuminata AAA Group cultivar baxijiao chromosome BXJ2-6, Cavendish_Baxijiao_AAA, whole genome shotgun sequence genome. Proteins encoded here:
- the LOC135615328 gene encoding probable LRR receptor-like serine/threonine-protein kinase At1g74360, whose amino-acid sequence is MSEDEVSFSGCLLLLLSLILITGRAIAGATDREVLLALKDYLEANNPIYRGAYARWNASDSSPCNWPGITCTGAGRVNGVYLAESNISSEIFSNFSLLTELTHLDLSANAIGGFVPADLNRCSRLEYLNLSSNIIGGELNLTGLTNLVTLDLTRNRFNGSIRANFPAMCANLVSLNISTNSFGGDITGCFDQCPKLKYLDLSSNHFVGGIWPGFPSLRQLLISENSFTGEFLPSTFASGCDLESLDLSRNSFSGTFPSSIANCSKLTSLNLWGNAFTGAVPSGIGSLSELSALNLGNNSFDRNIPEELLNCSKLVFLDFSNNTFGGDIQEIFGRFVTLNYLILHGNQYTGGILSSGILKLRSLMRLDLSRNRFSGNLPVEITTMPKLKMLILAYDGFSGCIPPEFGRMAGLQLLDLSHNKLTGSIPPAIGNLTSLLWLMLASNDLTGEIPPEIGNCSSLLWLNLANNQLSGGIPPEISAIGRNPAPTFEANRREIRGVAPGSGDCLTMNRWIPASYPPFNFIYTQMTRQSCRTTWDRLLKGYGIFPICSNSSSQVRSLAISGYLQLSGNRLSGGIPPEIGRMRNLSLIHLDANHLSGRLPPEIGGLPLVILNVSDNRLSGEIPMEIGGLRCLTSLDLSRNNFSGELPPSLSGLSELNKFNVSYNPLVSGTVPVTGQIATFDRDSFLGDPLIGFPSLSGRGAPPPSGDGGASGGHGRWTTVAFWVLIALTSIFVACGALSFAVFRLRGPHSAVDPDPEELLSDGVKRRSDAAMSVYSSSSDGVGVRVFRLDNGEAELAFTYGDILAATGNFDERSVVGRGGCGVVYRGVLQDGRCVAVKKMQRRRGKGEMREGEDAGEREFQAEMEVMAGARGRGHPNLVRLYGWCLAGEAAVLVYEYMEGGSLEEVIEDWGRFGWQRRLGAATGVARALAFLHHECVPAVVHRDVKASNVMLDAWGRARVTDFGLARSVGAGESHVSTVVAGTVGYVAPEYWQTWRATTRGDVYSYGVLAMEMATGRRAIDGGEECLVELVRRAAEAEGGLRAGEEEGAAEMLALLTVGLRCTADAPHARPGMMEVLAELLSIADRNGGASETNTPCWSQQSRSTSPSSVQSYWEGYF